The Glycine soja cultivar W05 chromosome 9, ASM419377v2, whole genome shotgun sequence sequence CTTCACAtttgaaggataaaaaaaataagaaaatgaaaagaacttAATACTATTTGCTCAGGCTGTGAAACCTCCTCCTCTATATACACTTGACATTCTTCCTGTTTGTATGCTATTGTCAAGACTACCCCTTTGGGTTTCTCTTGGCCAAAAAGAAGGGAAAAGTTGATCTCCCTTGTTTGGTTATCCAATTGCAATATGGAAACCAATTTTGAGAGCTATGAAGCAATTCTTTCCATATTTAGAAAGCTACTATGAAGCCATTGTTTGAGTGATATCTACTTGTTCTTGGGAAATAATGTGATGGGTAAGCCGTTTTGGGGAAGAGCAAAAGGGCCGTATTGAATCCCATTCTTTGCACCCACAACAGACCACCTGCACcagaaaaaaatagaagcagCACACGCTAGTTTAGAAACCCCCTAATTTGGAATAATATGTCTCTATTCAAAGCCTATGGCTAAAAAAGGGTTGTTGAAATTACTCGTGATTAAGTTTACCAACCTGTACTTTGTGGTCAGATGATGTAGGAGGACCAAAATCTCCAACTTGGCTAATTCGTTCCCTGGACACATGTGGATCCCACTGCCAAATGGCATAAAAGTGTTGGGTTTTGGAGCAGCCTGGCAAATAATTAAACAGAAGAATCTCTCAATTTCAAGGTCTTGACTGACTTGGGATCACACATGAATGAATAGCAACAAAACTGTGCTTGGTAGGTAAACAGCACAATAATTACTTACCTCAAATCTTGAGGGATCAAATTTTTCTGGCTCCTTGAAGTTGTCTGGACTGTGGTGTATGTTCCTAAATAGAGGTAGCACTTTCCACCCTTTTGGAATAAGATACCCTATAGAAAAACAATTACCAACATAGAATCtgtgagaaaaaaaaggaaaggagatCTTgggttaaaaattaactaaaaatatcaGATTTGATTATTGACCTTGATATTCTACATCCTCTACTGCTTCTCTGAAAGTAAAAGACAAAATTGAAGCAACTCTTAGAGTCTCCTGAATGACCCTTGAAGTTATTGGCATCTTTTTGGCATCTTCCCAATTTAGACCCTTATCTTCTCCCCTTTCTTCCTTGCTCTTCAATATGCACTCTTGCTCCTCCTGGCAAgtccaaaaattcaaaaaaaaaaaaaaaaagtgtaaggcAAGGCTAATAGACCAAACAACTTTGAAGAATGATATATGCATGCCCGAACAATGcatatttctttctatttttctctttttcatacGTCATGTTACCTATCATATCTACCCTCAGTGCTTTCTCTTTTGAGGTGTCGAAGAATCATTTTTGAACtactttttactatttttatgcCCTCAGCCTCAAttttctttgagaaagaaaaaacaagagaCACTTACATTAACAGCTTCTAGGACACTGGGGTTTTCACCGAGGTACTTGACGATCCACGTCAGCACACTGGCGGTGGTGTCACGAGCTGCGAAAATGACGCCAATAACATTATCCGCTATCTGGTCGTCGGTGAGCCCTGATTTCTCATCCATGAATGAACCCAACAAGTCCTTGTAATCAATCATCTTCCTCTGCCTCCTGCTCCAGATTATTTGGGCCACGATTTGTGCAagctccttccttgccttcatcGCCTTGTGGAACAGTGTTCCCGGAACGTTAATTGGCATTGAGTTATACCCTTGCTCCAGAGTGTAGTAGCACCGTTTCAGAGCATCTCTGTACAGAATCTCTTCTTTTCCGAAAATTGAAAGCAGAGCAACGTTGAAGGTGAACTGCAGGACAGGAGACCCCAAAATCAAAAACCGTAAAAGccccttctttttttattttgttaaaaaaaaccaaCGAGGAATTAGACATGAAATGggtaatttttcttttgttattattatttttgttttcgaaGGAAAAATGAGCAGAGAAGGAAAGCAGAGGAGCTCTGTTTAGCTCTGTTTTGTGCTGTGTCTGTTTTGGAGGGCTCACTCACCGTTTTCATTTCAAGGAAAGTGGTGATCAAACGGCCTTCCCAAGACTTTAAGCAATCTTGGGCAATGGATTCAATGTCCGGTACGATGTTTTTGATGGCTTCTGGCATGAAGGTGCGAAGAACAAGCCTTCTCAAGTTAGCATGGTACTCTCCTTGGTGAAAGAAGATAGCTTGTTTTCCCAACATCCTCTCTTTGCTTGCTGGGAATGTTGGCTTGAAGAGTTGAGCTTTGTTCAGCACAAACTTGGCAGCCTCGGGGCTGGAAATCATCACGCAGGGACAACCTAGAATGTGGGACTTAAACATAGA is a genomic window containing:
- the LOC114424983 gene encoding abscisic acid 8'-hydroxylase CYP707A2-like; its protein translation is MELSTMFFLCASLLFIVLFFRTLIKPYYVSKRRDLPLPPGSMGWPYIGETFQMYSQDPNVFFASKIKRFGSMFKSHILGCPCVMISSPEAAKFVLNKAQLFKPTFPASKERMLGKQAIFFHQGEYHANLRRLVLRTFMPEAIKNIVPDIESIAQDCLKSWEGRLITTFLEMKTFTFNVALLSIFGKEEILYRDALKRCYYTLEQGYNSMPINVPGTLFHKAMKARKELAQIVAQIIWSRRQRKMIDYKDLLGSFMDEKSGLTDDQIADNVIGVIFAARDTTASVLTWIVKYLGENPSVLEAVNEEQECILKSKEERGEDKGLNWEDAKKMPITSRVIQETLRVASILSFTFREAVEDVEYQGYLIPKGWKVLPLFRNIHHSPDNFKEPEKFDPSRFEAAPKPNTFMPFGSGIHMCPGNELAKLEILVLLHHLTTKYRWSVVGAKNGIQYGPFALPQNGLPITLFPKNK